A genomic region of Photobacterium swingsii contains the following coding sequences:
- the rsmF gene encoding 16S rRNA (cytosine(1407)-C(5))-methyltransferase RsmF, whose protein sequence is MHSKIYIPEDFIELIRQTMPENLNMDDFLACCKTPLRRSIRVNTLKISVEDFLARVADKDWTLTPVPWCDTGFWIEREDEDTVSLGNTAEHLAGLFYIQEASSMMPVTALLKDNEQLDCVLDMASAPGSKTTQIACAMQNKGALVANELAASRIKVLHSNLQRCGVYNASLTHFDGCVFGGWAPEAFDSILLDAPCSGEGAIRKDEDAMANWSLASIEDIAEVQRNLIVSAFQALKPGGVMVYSTCTLNQTENQQVCYFLKETFGDAVEFEPLNELFEGAAQSITEEGFLHVYPQIFDSEGFFVARIRKLASVESPVVKKRMGKFPFSILTEKDKQDVSTSLKATLDITLPHESDVWVRDKELWLFPKNLKPLLTEIRFQRMGIKLAEQHKKGYRWQHEAIMALASGQESVSVDLSAEQAKEWFMGRDIRPEDLSGKGEVIVNYRDYPIGIGKWVGNRIKNGLPREMVRDTNLFDI, encoded by the coding sequence TTGCATTCTAAAATCTATATCCCTGAAGACTTCATCGAACTTATTCGTCAAACCATGCCAGAAAACCTCAATATGGATGATTTTCTTGCCTGCTGTAAGACCCCACTTCGACGTAGTATTCGTGTTAATACCTTAAAAATCAGTGTGGAAGACTTCTTAGCCCGTGTTGCGGACAAAGATTGGACATTAACCCCTGTTCCTTGGTGCGACACGGGATTTTGGATTGAGCGAGAAGATGAAGACACGGTTTCGCTAGGCAATACTGCGGAACACTTAGCGGGGCTTTTTTACATTCAAGAAGCCAGCTCTATGATGCCAGTGACAGCATTATTAAAAGATAACGAACAGTTGGATTGCGTGTTAGATATGGCATCTGCACCGGGTTCAAAAACGACTCAAATTGCTTGTGCAATGCAAAACAAAGGTGCATTAGTCGCCAATGAGTTAGCTGCAAGCCGTATCAAAGTGCTGCACTCAAACCTTCAACGTTGCGGTGTGTATAACGCCTCGTTGACCCACTTTGATGGCTGCGTTTTTGGTGGCTGGGCACCAGAAGCGTTTGATTCTATTTTGCTCGATGCGCCTTGTTCTGGTGAAGGTGCAATTCGTAAAGACGAAGATGCAATGGCAAACTGGTCATTGGCCTCGATTGAAGACATCGCTGAAGTGCAACGCAATCTAATTGTCAGTGCTTTCCAAGCCCTTAAACCGGGCGGTGTCATGGTGTACTCCACTTGTACTCTGAACCAAACTGAGAACCAGCAAGTATGCTACTTCTTAAAAGAGACCTTTGGTGATGCCGTTGAGTTTGAACCCCTGAATGAGCTTTTTGAAGGTGCTGCTCAGTCAATTACAGAAGAAGGCTTCTTACATGTTTACCCACAAATCTTTGATAGCGAAGGCTTCTTTGTGGCACGCATCCGAAAATTGGCATCAGTAGAGTCACCCGTTGTCAAAAAGCGCATGGGAAAATTCCCCTTCTCTATCCTTACTGAAAAAGACAAGCAAGATGTAAGCACTAGCCTCAAAGCAACACTGGACATTACCCTGCCGCACGAAAGTGATGTTTGGGTGCGTGATAAAGAATTGTGGTTGTTCCCTAAAAACCTAAAACCCTTACTGACTGAAATTCGTTTCCAGCGCATGGGGATTAAGTTGGCAGAACAACATAAGAAAGGCTACCGCTGGCAACATGAAGCGATTATGGCGCTAGCATCAGGCCAAGAAAGTGTGTCAGTCGATCTATCAGCTGAGCAAGCTAAAGAATGGTTTATGGGGCGTGATATTCGCCCAGAAGACCTTTCTGGCAAAGGCGAAGTCATTGTGAACTATCGAGATTACCCAATCGGCATCGGCAAATGGGTCGGCAACCGTATTAAAAACGGGTTGCCACGAGAAATGGTTCGAGATACCAATTTATTCGATATCTAA
- a CDS encoding phasin-related domain-containing protein, whose amino-acid sequence MGIFKRASDESSKTANSPMRDAMVYNIWLAGLGAYAKSADEVNQISSKGKSLFDELIERGREVESTTKERVHTARSQTTVAIEERVHQVVQKLVGLDNERLDQVDDKIDQLTDTIEKLLARQQEAAKKSPAKKVEAKKPAAKAATRKPSVARRKPAKAAEAKPVEPKVVEKPVVDVKPVVAARPVVQATPEKPAAKPVDAQKEAAKPV is encoded by the coding sequence ATGGGCATCTTTAAACGAGCATCGGACGAATCAAGCAAGACGGCGAATAGCCCAATGCGTGACGCCATGGTCTACAACATTTGGTTAGCAGGGTTAGGCGCTTATGCAAAAAGTGCTGATGAAGTTAATCAAATTTCTAGCAAAGGCAAAAGCCTTTTTGATGAACTAATTGAACGCGGTCGTGAAGTTGAGTCAACAACGAAAGAGCGCGTACATACGGCACGCAGCCAAACAACCGTAGCCATTGAAGAACGTGTACATCAGGTTGTTCAAAAGCTAGTAGGTTTAGATAACGAACGCCTAGATCAAGTTGATGACAAGATTGATCAGCTGACTGACACCATAGAAAAACTGTTGGCTCGTCAGCAAGAAGCAGCGAAAAAATCGCCTGCCAAAAAGGTGGAAGCAAAAAAGCCCGCAGCTAAAGCAGCTACGCGTAAACCTAGCGTTGCACGCCGTAAGCCAGCTAAAGCAGCAGAAGCAAAGCCGGTAGAACCTAAAGTGGTTGAGAAACCTGTAGTAGATGTGAAGCCAGTTGTTGCGGCACGTCCAGTGGTTCAAGCTACACCTGAGAAGCCAGCAGCCAAGCCTGTTGACGCTCAGAAAGAAGCAGCAAAACCAGTATAA
- a CDS encoding lecithin retinol acyltransferase family protein — protein MESRAYPIGTVLKIRCTSYWHYGMSDGGGGVIHNSKKRRQVQFDTIDEFAEGREVIVSSITSDNPEQAFLYAKKFVGTPYNIFSQNCEQFVRQAHGLPVECTQFQRLMLVAFGSYLVIGEKNRFIKIAGVGILAGSFLSPSEKSPYRRAMKGAVIAAGGAMWLSSIAKGAFSRRNLKRSDL, from the coding sequence ATGGAATCTAGAGCTTATCCAATCGGCACTGTTTTAAAAATCCGCTGTACATCGTATTGGCATTATGGAATGTCAGATGGAGGTGGTGGCGTAATACATAACTCTAAAAAACGTCGCCAAGTTCAATTCGATACAATTGATGAGTTCGCTGAGGGGCGTGAAGTTATTGTGAGTTCAATCACAAGTGATAACCCAGAACAAGCATTTTTATATGCAAAAAAGTTTGTTGGCACGCCCTATAATATCTTTAGTCAAAATTGTGAGCAGTTTGTTCGACAGGCTCATGGACTACCCGTTGAGTGCACGCAATTTCAGCGTTTAATGTTGGTAGCATTTGGAAGCTATTTAGTGATTGGGGAAAAGAACCGTTTTATAAAAATTGCTGGTGTTGGGATATTAGCTGGAAGTTTTTTATCACCCTCAGAAAAAAGCCCTTATCGTAGAGCAATGAAAGGTGCGGTCATTGCTGCTGGTGGTGCAATGTGGCTTAGCTCTATTGCTAAAGGGGCATTCAGTCGTAGAAATTTAAAGAGATCCGACCTGTAA
- a CDS encoding YajD family HNH nuclease — MSSDYYGTSAAYARQEQGYREKALKLYPWVCGRCSREFVYSNLRELTVHHVDHDHTNNPADGSNWELLCLFCHDHEHEKYTEHEQQSGSVVKAGENDHEAATFNPFADLKAMMDKKNK, encoded by the coding sequence ATGTCATCAGATTATTACGGCACTAGTGCTGCCTATGCACGCCAAGAGCAGGGCTACCGCGAGAAAGCACTAAAGCTATACCCTTGGGTATGTGGCCGCTGCTCACGCGAGTTTGTTTATTCAAATCTTCGTGAATTGACTGTTCACCATGTTGACCATGACCACACCAATAACCCAGCTGATGGTAGCAACTGGGAACTGCTGTGCCTGTTCTGTCATGACCATGAGCATGAAAAATACACCGAACACGAGCAGCAGTCGGGCAGTGTAGTGAAAGCAGGTGAGAACGACCACGAAGCAGCAACGTTTAATCCCTTCGCAGATTTAAAAGCGATGATGGATAAAAAGAATAAATAA
- a CDS encoding FMN-dependent NADH-azoreductase, giving the protein MANVLVLKSSILGGYSQSNALIDHLLTNWEGQTQSIIERDLAANPVPMLDADVANALRGGDSLSEKQQAALAMSDQLIEELQISDTIIIAAPMYNFTIPTQLKNWFDLVARAGVTFSYTEQGPVGLLKDKKVIVVTTRGGIHKGAASDTLVPYLTNILGFVGLDNVEFVYGEALAMGEELASQSITDAKSTLSQLTA; this is encoded by the coding sequence ATGGCTAATGTTCTCGTTCTTAAATCAAGCATCCTTGGTGGCTATTCACAGTCAAACGCATTAATCGACCATTTATTAACGAACTGGGAAGGTCAAACACAATCAATTATTGAACGTGATTTAGCCGCTAACCCAGTGCCAATGTTGGATGCAGATGTCGCGAATGCACTTCGAGGCGGTGATAGCCTTAGCGAAAAACAACAAGCTGCACTGGCGATGTCAGATCAGTTAATTGAAGAGCTACAAATCAGTGACACTATCATTATTGCAGCACCAATGTATAACTTCACGATTCCCACTCAGCTTAAAAACTGGTTCGATTTAGTTGCACGTGCGGGCGTCACCTTCTCTTACACAGAGCAAGGTCCTGTTGGATTGTTGAAAGACAAAAAAGTGATTGTAGTAACAACTCGCGGTGGCATTCACAAAGGCGCAGCATCAGACACACTTGTCCCATACCTAACAAATATTCTAGGCTTTGTTGGTTTAGACAATGTTGAGTTTGTTTATGGGGAAGCGCTTGCGATGGGTGAGGAATTAGCATCGCAGTCCATCACTGACGCGAAAAGCACACTATCTCAGCTCACAGCTTAG
- a CDS encoding PqiB family protein, with translation MNNGNNNQPEPVDIRRDRSISPLWLLPILAFALAGWLVFKAVNDAGQRIQIHFNDAAGLIAGRTTIRYQGLEVGIVRDVTLSDDLESIYVEADIYPEAVQTLNTGTRFWLVKPKASITGISGLDALVSGNYIALQPGEGEATQSFTALDSQPSDTPIGAGLSIQLRAPDLGSISIGSQVFYKKIPVGEVYNYTLSNNNKRVLIDVLIQPQYADLVTNKSRFWNVSGMSANINFNGVDVQFESLSAMIAGAIAFDSPDEGRAIEDNHLFRLYPDLNTAGRGIAIKVELPENSNINASGAPIVYRGLQIGQISDVKLDEARSKVIAHAAIEPSMSDLLNSGSSILLEEAEVSLTGVKNIGNLIRGNFLTLIPGEGEPSRLFTAITKDELQEKQHGVATFDLYADSSHGIKRGTKILHRGIAVGRVTHVRLDKNKVRFSVIINAEYTSLIGSASRFYIDGGIKANLSSKGLDVSLPPAEQLISNGISFTSGGSKKIAKSYPLYQSERLATLAAETAKGFARFTLVADELPPVSEGSPVLYRNMQVGEVTSYALTASGVTLSLNIENKYRHLVTQKTVFWNRSGVEVEAGLSGVKITASPVATLIKGGVAFDDIDGVSNKQNGRFKLYSSLKDARNFGQEIQLTASDARALAVGTEIRYQGIAIGKITAITPNFDKGNVNISARLFPQFADVIARAGSYFWIVKPKLSLTETKNLDSLLSSYISVTPGKGIKQQTFKLGSAELLDSGLTVVLESEKRNSISEGTPLLYRDIQVGQVVKVSLGDLADRVMIEAQIEQEYRHLVRKDSVFWNVSGVDVSIGITGATINSGTVDSLIRGGIAFATPEAHPLAPIAKADSHFLLHKQAKSEWKDWRTAIPRD, from the coding sequence ATGAACAACGGAAATAACAATCAACCAGAACCTGTGGATATTCGCCGCGATCGGTCTATATCCCCACTTTGGTTACTTCCTATTTTAGCTTTTGCTCTCGCAGGATGGCTGGTATTTAAAGCCGTTAATGATGCAGGCCAACGTATTCAAATTCATTTTAACGATGCTGCGGGTCTCATTGCAGGCCGCACAACTATCCGTTATCAAGGACTTGAAGTGGGTATCGTGCGTGATGTAACGCTCTCAGATGATCTTGAAAGCATCTATGTAGAAGCTGACATTTACCCTGAAGCTGTGCAAACACTAAACACAGGCACGCGTTTTTGGTTAGTTAAACCCAAAGCCTCTATCACAGGCATTTCAGGGCTAGATGCCTTGGTGTCGGGTAACTATATCGCGCTACAACCAGGTGAAGGTGAAGCAACACAAAGCTTTACTGCACTGGATAGCCAACCCTCAGACACCCCTATTGGTGCAGGTTTATCTATCCAACTACGAGCACCTGATTTAGGCTCAATCAGCATAGGTTCGCAGGTTTTCTATAAAAAGATCCCTGTCGGTGAAGTGTATAACTACACCCTAAGCAACAATAATAAGCGCGTATTAATTGATGTGTTGATCCAACCACAGTATGCCGATCTGGTGACCAATAAAAGCCGTTTTTGGAACGTCAGCGGCATGAGCGCCAATATCAACTTTAATGGCGTTGATGTGCAATTCGAAAGCCTTTCAGCCATGATTGCAGGGGCTATCGCGTTTGACTCGCCAGATGAAGGCCGAGCCATTGAAGATAACCACCTTTTCCGTTTATACCCAGACCTCAACACTGCAGGTCGTGGTATCGCCATCAAAGTAGAACTGCCTGAAAACAGTAATATCAACGCAAGTGGCGCCCCCATTGTTTATCGCGGCCTGCAAATTGGTCAGATTTCAGATGTGAAGTTAGATGAAGCGCGCAGTAAAGTCATTGCACACGCGGCCATCGAACCTAGCATGAGCGATCTGCTAAATAGTGGTTCGAGCATTTTGCTTGAAGAAGCTGAAGTCTCGCTCACTGGCGTTAAAAACATTGGTAATTTAATCCGTGGCAACTTCCTCACCCTTATCCCTGGTGAAGGCGAGCCGAGTCGTTTATTTACCGCTATTACCAAAGACGAACTGCAAGAAAAGCAACATGGCGTGGCCACGTTCGACTTATACGCCGACAGTAGTCATGGCATCAAGCGTGGTACAAAGATTCTGCACCGAGGCATTGCTGTGGGTCGCGTGACCCATGTAAGACTAGATAAAAACAAAGTCCGTTTTAGCGTCATTATTAACGCTGAATACACCTCACTCATTGGCTCTGCGAGTCGCTTCTATATCGATGGTGGCATTAAAGCAAACCTAAGCAGCAAAGGGCTCGATGTTAGCTTACCGCCAGCAGAACAACTTATCAGCAACGGTATTAGTTTCACCAGTGGTGGTAGCAAGAAAATAGCCAAGAGCTACCCTCTTTACCAAAGTGAGCGCTTAGCCACTCTAGCAGCAGAAACAGCAAAGGGGTTTGCTCGATTTACATTAGTCGCTGATGAGTTGCCACCTGTGTCTGAAGGTAGTCCCGTGCTCTACCGCAACATGCAAGTAGGTGAAGTTACAAGCTACGCACTAACGGCATCAGGTGTTACCTTGTCGCTAAATATTGAAAACAAATACCGCCATTTAGTGACGCAAAAAACGGTTTTCTGGAATCGTTCTGGTGTCGAAGTGGAAGCAGGATTAAGCGGTGTTAAAATCACGGCCTCCCCTGTGGCGACGTTAATTAAAGGCGGTGTTGCTTTTGATGATATTGACGGTGTGAGCAACAAGCAAAATGGCCGTTTCAAGCTTTATTCAAGTTTGAAAGATGCACGTAATTTTGGTCAAGAAATCCAATTAACTGCCAGTGACGCACGAGCGCTTGCTGTCGGGACTGAAATTCGTTATCAGGGTATCGCGATTGGTAAGATCACAGCCATTACTCCGAACTTTGACAAAGGCAACGTGAACATCAGCGCTCGTCTCTTCCCTCAGTTTGCCGATGTTATTGCTCGTGCTGGTAGCTATTTCTGGATCGTAAAACCTAAGCTCAGCCTAACTGAAACCAAGAACCTTGATAGCCTATTAAGCTCTTATATTTCAGTGACACCTGGCAAGGGGATTAAGCAGCAGACGTTTAAACTGGGCAGCGCTGAATTATTAGATTCAGGACTAACTGTTGTACTTGAAAGCGAAAAGCGTAATTCCATCAGTGAAGGCACACCGCTGCTTTATCGCGATATTCAAGTTGGCCAAGTGGTAAAAGTGAGCCTAGGTGACTTAGCCGATCGTGTCATGATTGAAGCACAGATAGAGCAAGAATATCGCCACTTAGTCCGTAAAGACAGCGTGTTCTGGAATGTATCAGGGGTTGACGTATCCATTGGCATCACGGGTGCAACGATCAATAGCGGCACAGTTGATAGTTTGATTCGTGGCGGTATTGCTTTCGCAACGCCAGAAGCTCACCCGCTGGCACCAATTGCTAAAGCTGACTCACACTTCCTACTACACAAACAAGCGAAATCTGAATGGAAAGATTGGCGTACCGCTATCCCTCGCGATTAA
- a CDS encoding phasin-related domain-containing protein: MIDKTVVKAAKNVVESGEGVARNIWLAGLGLYSRTLEEAQQINEKTTTAFDELVERGKEVEIEAKECIGKNAEKATDEVEAGMNDLFYRLSGVDREKLERMDDKIDKLTEAVEKLAEVQ; the protein is encoded by the coding sequence ATGATCGATAAAACAGTAGTGAAAGCGGCGAAAAATGTCGTAGAAAGTGGTGAAGGTGTAGCACGTAACATTTGGCTTGCGGGCCTAGGTTTATACAGCCGCACCCTTGAAGAAGCACAACAAATCAATGAAAAAACAACAACGGCCTTTGACGAGCTTGTAGAGCGCGGTAAAGAAGTTGAGATTGAAGCGAAAGAGTGCATTGGCAAAAATGCAGAAAAAGCGACTGACGAAGTGGAAGCGGGCATGAATGATTTATTCTACCGTCTAAGCGGCGTTGACCGTGAAAAGCTTGAGCGTATGGATGATAAAATCGACAAGCTAACTGAAGCTGTCGAAAAACTGGCAGAAGTTCAATAA
- a CDS encoding polyhydroxyalkanoic acid system family protein: MTIFIERKHDHQFDHIAALSESIAEELAQEYGIRWGWNNEKLEIRHSSARGFMLAEDGKITIELRLGFAASLFSSSIEQNIVQRLDQLLT, encoded by the coding sequence GTGACAATTTTTATTGAACGAAAACATGACCACCAGTTTGATCATATTGCTGCACTATCTGAGAGTATCGCAGAAGAGTTAGCGCAGGAATATGGGATTCGTTGGGGGTGGAATAATGAGAAATTAGAAATTCGCCACTCATCCGCCCGCGGCTTTATGTTGGCAGAAGATGGGAAAATAACGATAGAGCTGCGGTTAGGCTTTGCTGCAAGTTTATTTTCCTCCTCTATAGAGCAAAATATTGTTCAACGTTTAGATCAACTCCTGACCTAA
- a CDS encoding alpha/beta hydrolase, whose product MDSWRNRAFNKLLYRVMRQRLARCNSTLEMRELILNIDNFGALISTPKGLDVTPTKFANVACDWIDMPKSSGNKIILYFHGGGFCFYSPNIHNAFVGRLAQQTKSRGLMINYSLAPERPYPAALDECYAVYQALLVKGYLPQNILFAGDSAGGNLALATLLRLRDMNIRLPAGIVLLSPVTDMAVTGESAFVKSKDDPFFDLSSLLLMRNNYLGNNNPCDPDISPFYADLHGLPPCFVTAGTEELLMDDAIRLAEKMGEAGGDVTLNVMKGVPHVYPLFYQLSEAKEAIKLISQFMNDALKRSDGVTKKAS is encoded by the coding sequence ATGGATAGTTGGCGTAATCGTGCATTCAATAAATTACTTTATCGTGTAATGCGACAGCGCCTAGCTCGTTGTAACTCAACACTGGAAATGCGCGAGCTGATTTTAAATATTGATAATTTTGGAGCGTTAATCTCAACCCCGAAGGGCTTAGACGTTACACCGACAAAATTTGCAAATGTTGCCTGTGATTGGATCGATATGCCCAAAAGCAGTGGTAACAAGATCATTTTATATTTTCACGGTGGCGGTTTTTGTTTTTATAGCCCCAATATTCATAATGCGTTTGTCGGGCGATTAGCGCAGCAAACCAAATCACGTGGTTTGATGATAAATTACAGTCTAGCACCTGAAAGGCCTTATCCTGCAGCTCTGGATGAGTGCTACGCCGTTTATCAGGCATTATTGGTGAAAGGTTACCTACCGCAAAACATTTTATTCGCCGGGGACTCTGCTGGTGGAAATCTGGCGCTTGCGACGTTACTACGCCTGCGTGATATGAATATTCGCTTGCCAGCGGGTATAGTGCTGCTATCGCCAGTCACTGATATGGCTGTAACCGGTGAATCCGCTTTTGTTAAAAGTAAAGACGACCCATTTTTTGACTTAAGTAGCTTGCTGTTAATGCGCAATAACTATTTAGGTAATAACAATCCTTGTGATCCTGATATCTCGCCATTTTATGCTGATTTACACGGTCTTCCTCCTTGCTTTGTGACAGCTGGTACGGAAGAACTGTTGATGGATGATGCGATTCGATTAGCAGAAAAAATGGGAGAGGCGGGCGGGGATGTTACGCTTAACGTCATGAAGGGCGTGCCGCATGTTTATCCATTGTTTTATCAGCTAAGTGAAGCAAAAGAGGCGATTAAGTTGATATCTCAGTTTATGAATGACGCGTTAAAGCGAAGTGACGGTGTCACAAAGAAGGCGAGTTAG
- a CDS encoding transglycosylase SLT domain-containing protein: MMLIKQMQQASITLLLAILTLSGCQTVPTEAEQAALQAEQERIALNLAIQPDDYAKRCEISHHEFDGSYIATGSVPHYLYSSPLHHSASSVIQKEAARLQYDMWDKLAANMDMPIPNNRRIRYYRKWFIDKPEHIDTVTQRAQPFLFYIYEQVEARDLPIEIVLLPFIESSFDQYAYSSQGASGLWQITRATGKTFGLKYWQGYDGRRDIVASTDAALDLLEYLHKKFKGNWLHAIAAYNTGEGRVRNAIRKNKAAGKPTDFWSLQLPKETRLYVPKLLAMSSIVQHKNHYGLPLNSIAAQPVVTEVVVNRRVKLKTIAKDAKMNSRDLFALNPGYTGGYTVKGRDNKLLLPRNTLPSFYSSNSQRYTKHHFQIHRIKAGDSLNEIAQINNTTVSSLRQLNDLTGSFITAGQQIIVPPK, translated from the coding sequence ATGATGTTAATTAAACAAATGCAGCAAGCTTCTATCACTTTATTATTGGCAATTTTAACGCTTAGTGGCTGTCAAACTGTCCCTACAGAAGCTGAGCAAGCCGCATTACAAGCAGAGCAAGAACGCATAGCATTAAATCTTGCCATCCAGCCCGATGACTATGCAAAACGTTGTGAGATATCGCATCATGAATTCGATGGCAGTTATATCGCAACAGGCAGTGTTCCGCATTACCTTTACAGTTCACCACTCCACCACAGTGCGAGTTCAGTCATTCAAAAAGAAGCCGCTCGCCTACAATATGATATGTGGGACAAACTGGCGGCTAATATGGATATGCCTATCCCTAACAATCGTCGCATTCGTTACTACCGAAAATGGTTTATTGATAAGCCCGAGCACATAGATACTGTCACACAACGTGCTCAACCCTTCTTATTTTATATTTATGAGCAAGTTGAAGCCCGTGACTTACCGATAGAAATCGTGTTACTCCCTTTTATTGAGAGCTCATTTGATCAATATGCTTATTCAAGTCAAGGAGCATCTGGGCTTTGGCAAATCACACGCGCAACAGGTAAAACCTTTGGCCTAAAATATTGGCAAGGGTATGACGGAAGAAGAGATATAGTAGCGTCAACAGATGCCGCTCTCGATCTGTTAGAGTACCTACACAAAAAGTTTAAGGGTAATTGGCTGCATGCTATTGCTGCCTATAATACCGGCGAAGGACGAGTTAGAAATGCTATCAGGAAAAATAAAGCGGCAGGTAAACCTACTGATTTTTGGTCATTGCAGTTACCGAAAGAAACCCGTCTATATGTACCTAAATTATTGGCAATGTCGTCTATTGTTCAGCACAAAAACCATTACGGCTTACCGTTAAACTCAATCGCAGCACAACCCGTTGTCACTGAAGTTGTCGTTAATCGTCGCGTTAAGTTAAAAACAATTGCCAAAGATGCCAAGATGAACAGCCGCGACTTATTCGCGCTAAACCCTGGTTACACTGGTGGTTACACAGTAAAAGGCAGAGACAACAAACTATTATTACCACGCAATACCTTGCCATCATTTTATAGCAGTAATAGCCAGCGCTACACTAAACATCACTTTCAAATCCATCGGATAAAAGCGGGTGATAGCTTAAATGAAATCGCACAAATCAATAATACAACGGTATCTTCACTTAGACAGCTCAATGATCTTACTGGCTCTTTTATTACCGCTGGTCAACAAATCATCGTTCCACCGAAATAA